The Henckelia pumila isolate YLH828 chromosome 2, ASM3356847v2, whole genome shotgun sequence genome includes a window with the following:
- the LOC140877662 gene encoding uncharacterized protein: MAGYDNECSHCSVCRWGDEEELWNPQALRHRQDNDRRWFDLNKFIRLRTKPLVGSENPNSAEDWLECMERCFWSFHCLEEQKMEATEFLLENMASKWWNSASAFMMAQQGCVTWADFRKAFSDLNFPPALRQEREVELLSLNQGEMTIDEYQQKFIDLLPFCPHVSESSATKLDQFMLGLNQDIYERVAVFDNPSTYESLVNRCMQDEDRALR, encoded by the coding sequence ATGGCTGGATATGACAATGAGTGTAGTCATTGTAGTGTCTGTCGATGGGGGGATGAGGAGGAACTATGGAATCCTCAAGCTCTTCGCCACCGTCAAGATAATGATCGTCGTTGGTTTGACTTGAACAAGTTTATTCGATTGAGGACTAAGCCACTGGTTGGCAGTGAGAACCCGAATTCTGCCGAAGATTGGTTGGAATGCATGGAGCGTTGTTTTTGGTCTTTCCATTGCTTGgaagagcagaagatggaggctACTGAGTTTCTTTTGGAGAACATGGCTAGCAAGTGGTGGAATTCTGCGTCAGCATTTATGATGGCCCAACAAGGGTGTGTCACTTGGGCAGATTTCCGCAAGGCGTTTTCAGACTTGAATTTCCCTCCAGCACTCCGACAGGAAAGGGAGGTAGAATTGTTGAGTCTGAATCAAGGAGAGATGACAATCGATGAGTATCAACAAAAGTTCATCGACTTGTTGCCATTTTGTCCTCACGTCAGTGAGAGTTCAGCTACGAAGCTTGATCAGTTCATGCTAGggttgaatcaagatatctatgaGCGCGTGGCTGTTTTTGATAATCCCAGTACATATGAGAGCTTGGTAAATCGGTGTATGCAGGATGAGGATAGAGCATTGAGATGA